A region of the Stieleria neptunia genome:
CTCCGCCAAGCGATCAAAGAACCCCTGCTCGTCGCCGGGCTCGCCTACCTGGGAATGATCCTCTTTTGCACGTTCTCGGTTCCGTCGATCGAAACCCAATACACCCAACAGGGGTTGTCCCCCAGCGGTGTGACGCAATGGTTGATTGCGATCCGTGGGGCGATGCCGTATTGGATCATCGGCGTTCCGGTCCTACTGATCGCGGGCTGGTGGATCTGGCGTCAACTGGCCAACGGCCCGCTGTTGGCACTCTTTCCGGGCGGCAACGCGTACTCGCGTCTGCTGGCTGCCGAATCACAATCGCGGCACTTGGCGGTGCTGATCGCATCGGGTGTCGAACAAGAAACGGCTCTCTCGCTGGCCAGTTCCGGTGTTTCTCCACGTGTCCCGATCCGACCGATCGCCGAAAGCATCGTGCGCAGCGGAGCCCCACAGACGCGATCGCGAGCGTTGACCCGTCTGGCAGGGTTTTACCATTTCCTGGCCGGTGACCGCCGTCAGACCCTCTTTGCAAAAGTGCCCGCATTTCTCGGTTTGTTGTTCGCCGGCCTGATCGTGCTCGGCTACGGCCTGGCCACGTTTCTGCCCTGGATCGCGATCCTGCAAAGTGGCGGCGTCACGGAGGCCTTGAACCGATGAGGATTGAATCCCAAGGCGACGACTCGCGCGGCGAACCGACACTGATCCCGATGAAGTCGCTGTACGATCGTATCGAACAGGTGAAAGCGGCGCGGAAGGACTTGCCGGCGCAACTGCAAAACATCGCCCAAGAGATCCCGAGTGCTTGGACGCGTAATACGCTTCGCCAACTCGCCGCCGCCCTGAAAGACAACGCGACTCCCGCACAGCTTGTCGCCCGATTCCCAGAGCATTGCTGGCTGCTGACGCTCCAGTCTTCGGCGGCGACGACCGATGCGTTGACCGCGATGCTCGAACAGTCCGCCTTTCAACACAGCCTGCGCACCAAAAAGATACGCACGATCGCCTATCCGGTGGTCCTGATGCTGATCGCGATCACCTTGCTGATGGCGGTGATCGCATTGCTGGTGCCCACGTTTGATGAAATGTACCAGGAGTTCGAGTTGCGACTGCCGGCGCCGACCGAGGCGTTGATCAATCTCTCCCGCGGGATCAACGCCCATCCCCTGCTGGCCCTCACCCTGCTCGGCACCTTTCTGGCCGCTGTGGCGGGTGTCTTGTGGGTCTGGATCGGCGACAACCCGATCAAACGCAGGCTGTTCGGAACGTCGGCGCACGGCCCGATGATGAGGCAATCGCTGGCCAAGGTTGCATTGCAAGTGGCGGAATTGGTCGACGAAGGCATCGGATTGGACCGGGCACTCAAGATCGCCGCCGAATCCAATCCCGACCTCGCGATGCGCAGCCTGATCGGCGATCTGGCGATCCAAGCCGGCCATGACACCAGTCACTTGCACCGCACGCGATCCGCCCTGATCTTTCCACCGAACTTTCTGTTTGCACTGCACCCCGTCGCACCATCGGCGCAGCCCGTCACCGCCACGCCCAACACGACGATGCTTCGCGAACTGGCCGCCAGCTATCGTGACCTGTCGATGCGTCGCAAGGACTGGGTCGCCTTCATCCTCGGACAGTTCACCGTCATCAGTGTCGGTTTGATGATCGGCTTTCTCGTCCTCGCGCTGTTTTCGCCGATGGTCAGCCTGGTCTCGTCTCTCTCCTCCTGATCGCTCCCATGTTCAATTTTCTATCCGGACTCCTTCAATCGATGCTTCCCAGTGGTCTGGTCGGCAATTCGACGCGCAGCAAACAGAACGCGCTGCTTCGAATTCTGGCACTGTCCCACTCGCAACGTTTGGATCCGAAAACGCTGATTCGGAATTTGGCGGCCGAGCATCCCGGACGCTACGGCAAAAAACTGATGCTGCTTCAGCGCTGGATCGCCGCGGACAGTTCGATGAGCGCCGCACTGACGCACACGCCGGGTGTTTTGGATGAAGACGACACGTTGGCCATTCAGTGTGCGATTGAAACCCAAACGCTGGATGAAACGTTTGCGTTCTTGCTGGACCGCAGCGATGACGCGTCCCATACCGCGGCCGGTGAAATCATCCGCGGCATGCTCGGCTACGTCCTGGGGGTGCTTGGTTTTGCCCTCTTGGTCGCTTCGTTTTTGATGATTTTTATCGTCCCCACCTTCGAGCAGATCTTCGAAGAATTTGCGATGGAACTGCCCCCGCTGATGCTAGCCCTGGTCCAATTCAGCGACACCTTCGCGGCCGTGTTTCCGATCGCACTGATGGTCGTCTTGGGCGTCTGCTTCCTGATGCTCTTTGAGGACGTCCGGCGTGGCATTCGACTTTCCCTACTGGGACGACTGATGCCGACGACCGCCGAGCGACGCTCCGCCGGTCTGCTGCGTTTGCTGACCGTGCCCACCCGGCAAGGCACATCGATTGCGCCGACGCTGACCGCCGCGGCCCAGTTCCATCCCGACCGCCGAACCCGAAAACGCCTGCTCCGCGCCCGCACCGATGCCCAGACCGATGCGGACATCTGGATTCAATTGGCTAACCAAGGTTTGATCAGCAGAAACCAGGCCGACAAGATCAACAA
Encoded here:
- a CDS encoding type II secretion system F family protein, with translation MSDTTAARLLSLNQQAIAILGLNIPLDFGLGSETAERLRDINERLLADAGRDLSPEALLEKHDLPERYRAIARMLLASDDPVPVFESIAIQELDRDAAATPLRQAIKEPLLVAGLAYLGMILFCTFSVPSIETQYTQQGLSPSGVTQWLIAIRGAMPYWIIGVPVLLIAGWWIWRQLANGPLLALFPGGNAYSRLLAAESQSRHLAVLIASGVEQETALSLASSGVSPRVPIRPIAESIVRSGAPQTRSRALTRLAGFYHFLAGDRRQTLFAKVPAFLGLLFAGLIVLGYGLATFLPWIAILQSGGVTEALNR
- a CDS encoding type II secretion system F family protein; this encodes MRIESQGDDSRGEPTLIPMKSLYDRIEQVKAARKDLPAQLQNIAQEIPSAWTRNTLRQLAAALKDNATPAQLVARFPEHCWLLTLQSSAATTDALTAMLEQSAFQHSLRTKKIRTIAYPVVLMLIAITLLMAVIALLVPTFDEMYQEFELRLPAPTEALINLSRGINAHPLLALTLLGTFLAAVAGVLWVWIGDNPIKRRLFGTSAHGPMMRQSLAKVALQVAELVDEGIGLDRALKIAAESNPDLAMRSLIGDLAIQAGHDTSHLHRTRSALIFPPNFLFALHPVAPSAQPVTATPNTTMLRELAASYRDLSMRRKDWVAFILGQFTVISVGLMIGFLVLALFSPMVSLVSSLSS
- a CDS encoding type II secretion system F family protein, which encodes MFNFLSGLLQSMLPSGLVGNSTRSKQNALLRILALSHSQRLDPKTLIRNLAAEHPGRYGKKLMLLQRWIAADSSMSAALTHTPGVLDEDDTLAIQCAIETQTLDETFAFLLDRSDDASHTAAGEIIRGMLGYVLGVLGFALLVASFLMIFIVPTFEQIFEEFAMELPPLMLALVQFSDTFAAVFPIALMVVLGVCFLMLFEDVRRGIRLSLLGRLMPTTAERRSAGLLRLLTVPTRQGTSIAPTLTAAAQFHPDRRTRKRLLRARTDAQTDADIWIQLANQGLISRNQADKINKIESPPLRGWTLNTLAVKQRRHASQKAESLARVLQHVPILVLGLFVGWITIAVMQTLTSLVTSLA